In the genome of Serratia symbiotica (Periphyllus acericola), one region contains:
- the rpsP gene encoding 30S ribosomal protein S16, with protein MVTIRLARGGAKKRPFYQVVVTDSRNARDGRFIERLGFFNPIATGQAEALRLDLDRIEHWIGLGATVSDRVHALIKDAKKAA; from the coding sequence ATGGTAACAATTCGTTTGGCACGTGGCGGCGCCAAAAAGCGTCCATTCTATCAAGTAGTAGTGACCGATAGTCGCAATGCGCGTGATGGTCGTTTCATTGAGCGCTTAGGCTTCTTCAACCCGATCGCAACTGGTCAGGCCGAAGCCCTGCGTCTGGATCTGGATCGTATCGAACATTGGATCGGCCTGGGTGCAACCGTCTCTGATCGCGTTCACGCGCTGATCAAAGACGCTAAGAAAGCAGCGTAA